A genomic region of Micromonospora sp. NBC_01796 contains the following coding sequences:
- a CDS encoding zinc-dependent alcohol dehydrogenase: MRAAVWHGIGDIRLDEVPDPRIEEPTDAIVRITGSAICGTDLHFARGTVPGLREGSILGHEGVGEVVQVGSAVRNFSPGDRVVISSTISCGFCSYCRAGYQAQCDNANPGGRRAGTAYYGAPDSAGGFAGLQAEYARIPYASNGLVALPDDVSDDEAILLSDIFPTAWFGARIADVSAGDTVAVFGCGPVGQLAILSAQLQGAGRVIAVDQVPDRLATAKGQHAEVIDFSAEDPVSVIEELTGGIGVDRAIDAVGVDSQRPTRGPAAAQADRQAELIAREMADVSPHAAPRDDNWVPGNAPGQALRWAVDALAKAGTLGILGVYPPTMTSFPTGIAMNKNLTIKAGNANHRHYLPQLVEMIGNGTVDPSGLVTEEEPMSDIVDAYREFDRREPGWLKVAINPTT, encoded by the coding sequence ATGAGGGCAGCGGTCTGGCACGGTATCGGTGATATCCGGTTGGATGAGGTTCCGGATCCGCGGATAGAGGAACCGACCGACGCGATCGTCCGGATAACCGGAAGCGCCATCTGTGGCACCGACCTGCACTTTGCCCGGGGCACCGTACCCGGCCTGCGGGAGGGCAGCATCCTCGGCCACGAGGGCGTCGGCGAGGTGGTCCAGGTCGGCAGCGCGGTCCGCAACTTCTCACCCGGCGACCGGGTGGTGATCTCGTCCACCATCTCCTGCGGGTTCTGTTCCTACTGCCGGGCCGGTTATCAGGCCCAGTGCGACAACGCGAACCCCGGTGGCCGTCGCGCCGGCACCGCGTACTACGGCGCCCCGGACAGCGCCGGTGGCTTCGCCGGACTCCAGGCCGAGTACGCCCGCATCCCGTACGCGAGCAACGGTCTGGTCGCGCTCCCCGACGACGTCTCCGACGACGAGGCGATCCTGCTGTCGGACATCTTCCCGACCGCGTGGTTCGGGGCCCGGATCGCCGACGTCTCCGCCGGGGACACGGTGGCCGTCTTCGGCTGCGGACCGGTGGGGCAACTGGCGATCCTCTCCGCGCAGCTACAGGGCGCCGGCCGGGTGATCGCGGTCGATCAGGTGCCGGACCGGCTCGCCACCGCCAAGGGCCAGCACGCCGAGGTGATCGACTTCAGCGCCGAGGACCCGGTGTCGGTGATCGAGGAGCTGACCGGCGGCATCGGGGTGGACCGGGCCATCGACGCGGTCGGCGTCGACTCGCAGCGCCCCACCCGGGGTCCGGCCGCCGCGCAGGCAGACCGGCAGGCCGAGCTGATCGCCCGGGAGATGGCCGACGTGTCCCCGCACGCGGCCCCGCGGGACGACAACTGGGTGCCGGGCAACGCACCCGGTCAGGCCCTGCGTTGGGCGGTCGACGCCCTGGCCAAGGCCGGCACGCTCGGCATCCTCGGGGTGTACCCGCCGACGATGACATCGTTCCCGACCGGCATCGCGATGAACAAGAACCTGACCATCAAGGCCGGTAACGCCAACCACCGCCACTACCTGCCGCAACTGGTCGAGATGATCGGCAACGGCACGGTCGACCCGTCCGGACTGGTCACCGAGGAGGAGCCGATGAGCGACATCGTCGACGCCTACCGGGAGTTCGACCGCCGGGAGCCCGGCTGGCTCAAGGTGGCGATCAACCCGACTACCTGA
- a CDS encoding ABC transporter substrate-binding protein translates to MFRTRRAHRVARAAAVAVSALLALPLAACGGGDDAADDGPVTLQFTWWGNDARAKVTEEAIDLFEAKYPDIKVQTSFGAFDAYFQKLSTQIAGGDAPDVVQMDRAYLREYADRNALLDLEKYIKDGTLKVGDLTPTLLPAGKVGDATYAIPIAQNTQGVIYDPALWSKAGVAAPTATWTWNDLLAAGQKLNQAGGGKVAGFGDFGFAIDWFDIWLQQRGKKIYTDDGKLGFEEGDLAQFWTMTGEYRKAGALAPAELTTQMDGSVQNSSLIKKGVTAEVNYDSSFSPMISAYGAPLAIAPMPSDTDKRGMIASMAMAYSVAERSEHPKQAAMLIDFLINDEAAGKVLAVSRGMPANGKVRDALAPTLAENDKLVYEFESSVTDKLLPTPPAQPKGGGAVKAEFQRVYDEVIFGRISPQEGAKRLISEAKSQLG, encoded by the coding sequence ATGTTCAGAACCCGTCGGGCCCACCGCGTCGCACGGGCCGCCGCGGTCGCCGTGTCGGCGCTGCTCGCCCTGCCGCTGGCCGCGTGCGGCGGCGGTGACGACGCGGCCGACGACGGCCCCGTCACCCTCCAGTTCACCTGGTGGGGCAACGACGCCCGGGCGAAGGTGACCGAGGAGGCCATCGACCTGTTCGAGGCCAAGTACCCGGACATCAAGGTGCAGACCTCGTTCGGCGCCTTCGACGCGTACTTCCAGAAGCTCTCCACCCAGATCGCCGGCGGCGACGCCCCGGACGTGGTGCAGATGGACCGCGCCTACCTGCGCGAGTACGCCGACCGCAACGCCCTGCTCGACCTCGAGAAGTACATCAAGGACGGCACCCTCAAGGTCGGTGACCTGACCCCCACGCTGCTCCCCGCGGGCAAGGTGGGCGACGCGACGTACGCCATCCCGATCGCGCAGAACACCCAGGGTGTCATCTACGACCCGGCGCTCTGGAGCAAGGCCGGCGTGGCCGCCCCCACCGCCACCTGGACCTGGAACGACCTGCTCGCGGCCGGCCAGAAGCTGAACCAGGCGGGCGGTGGCAAGGTCGCCGGCTTCGGTGACTTCGGCTTCGCCATCGACTGGTTCGACATCTGGTTGCAGCAGCGCGGCAAGAAGATCTACACCGACGACGGCAAGCTCGGCTTCGAAGAGGGCGACCTGGCCCAGTTCTGGACCATGACCGGTGAGTACCGCAAGGCCGGCGCGCTCGCCCCGGCCGAGCTGACCACCCAGATGGACGGCTCGGTGCAGAACTCCTCGCTGATCAAGAAGGGCGTCACGGCGGAGGTCAACTACGACTCCAGCTTCAGCCCGATGATCTCCGCGTACGGCGCCCCGCTGGCGATCGCCCCGATGCCCAGCGACACCGACAAGCGCGGCATGATCGCGTCGATGGCCATGGCGTACAGCGTGGCCGAGCGCAGTGAGCACCCGAAGCAGGCAGCGATGCTGATCGACTTCCTGATCAACGACGAGGCGGCCGGCAAGGTCCTCGCGGTCTCCCGCGGCATGCCGGCGAACGGCAAGGTACGCGACGCGCTCGCGCCGACCCTGGCCGAGAACGACAAGCTGGTCTACGAGTTCGAGAGCTCGGTGACCGACAAGCTCCTGCCGACCCCGCCGGCCCAGCCCAAGGGCGGTGGCGCGGTGAAGGCCGAGTTCCAGCGGGTGTACGACGAGGTCATCTTCGGCCGGATCTCGCCGCAGGAAGGCGCCAAGCGGCTGATCTCGGAGGCCAAGAGCCAGCTCGGCTGA
- a CDS encoding Gfo/Idh/MocA family protein, with amino-acid sequence MSQPTPPTVALIGATGYGAQHREAIAALERAGRVRLVALCDTRPLSEEAPGVAVHTDHRAMLAAARPDIVVVSTPPHTHLPIALDAVAAGADLLLEKPPVTSLADHDLLSRALRDAGRICQVGFQAQGSHALAALRDAIRDGRLGEVTGVAAAGTWIRDDAYYDRSPWAGRRSVNGQPVVDGALVNPFAHTLMLGLDLVRAAAPGAVPTRFTLERYRTREIEVEDTACLRVEFSAGPPLLIAVTLSAAGFREGDMLVHGTNGSAVLEYPTDRLLFGPDEAALPGAAAGLASGDRTGLLANLLDHRRDPSVALLAPLDATRDFTALVEAILTAPAPTPVAAEHLRQHHDTGSPAWVIDGIDAAVTTATTTMTTYANLNLPWTTSPYTAPLPRP; translated from the coding sequence ATGTCCCAGCCCACACCACCCACGGTGGCCCTGATCGGCGCGACCGGCTACGGCGCCCAGCACCGGGAGGCCATCGCCGCCCTGGAGCGGGCCGGCCGGGTCCGGCTGGTCGCCCTCTGCGACACCCGGCCACTGTCCGAAGAGGCCCCGGGGGTCGCCGTACACACCGATCACCGCGCGATGCTGGCCGCCGCCCGCCCGGACATCGTGGTGGTCAGCACCCCGCCGCACACGCACCTGCCGATCGCCCTGGACGCGGTCGCGGCCGGCGCCGACCTGCTGCTGGAGAAACCGCCGGTGACCAGCCTCGCCGACCACGACCTGCTCAGCCGGGCCCTGCGGGACGCGGGCCGGATCTGCCAGGTCGGCTTCCAGGCCCAGGGCTCGCACGCGCTGGCGGCACTGCGGGACGCGATCCGCGACGGGCGGCTCGGCGAAGTCACCGGTGTCGCCGCCGCCGGCACCTGGATCCGCGACGACGCCTACTACGACCGCTCCCCCTGGGCCGGCCGGCGCTCGGTCAACGGGCAACCGGTGGTCGACGGCGCCCTGGTCAACCCGTTCGCGCACACCCTGATGCTCGGTCTCGACCTGGTCCGGGCCGCCGCACCCGGCGCGGTGCCGACCCGGTTCACCCTGGAGCGGTACCGCACCCGGGAGATCGAGGTCGAGGACACCGCCTGCCTGCGGGTCGAGTTCTCCGCCGGGCCACCGCTGCTGATCGCGGTGACACTCAGCGCGGCCGGCTTCCGCGAGGGCGACATGCTGGTACACGGGACCAACGGGTCGGCGGTGCTGGAGTACCCGACCGACCGGCTGCTGTTCGGCCCGGACGAGGCGGCTCTCCCCGGCGCCGCCGCCGGCCTGGCGAGCGGCGACCGGACGGGGCTGCTGGCCAACCTGCTCGACCACCGGCGGGACCCGTCCGTCGCGCTGCTCGCCCCGCTCGACGCCACCCGCGACTTCACCGCGCTGGTCGAGGCGATCCTGACCGCGCCGGCACCCACCCCGGTCGCAGCCGAACACCTGCGCCAGCACCACGACACCGGCAGCCCGGCCTGGGTGATCGACGGCATCGACGCGGCGGTCACCACCGCCACCACCACCATGACCACGTACGCCAACCTCAACCTCCCCTGGACCACCTCCCCGTACACAGCCCCCCTCCCCCGACCCTGA
- a CDS encoding acyltransferase family protein, protein MTALAGRDERETRSRSGFRGDIQGMRALAVVLVLLFHVGLGVPGGFVGVDVFFVISGFLITGLLLAELERTGRISLVRFYARRAKRLLPAAFLVLAGSLLLTYLFLPRTRWADTGWDVVASGAYVMNWRLATQAVDYLVAAEAPSILQHYWSLAVEEQFYLLWPLLLIVVGVHAAKRWPGHLRHRLLLCLGLVAIASFAWSVYLTRSNPESAFFVTTTRIWELAVGGGLAILSRQLVRLPRLAAAALGWAGLGTIVLAALLLGETSPFPGHLALLPTLGAAAVIAAGVAGRAGPARLLDRRPIRAVGAISYSLYLWHWPLVVTAEARFGELGLFGGLVVVALSTALAVLTYRYVENPFRTRRVFSRRPLLALQLGLACTATAVVMGLLFQFTVWPPPRVGPSAALPPQPNATAGGTLPTGPLGAAVLGAQPRHDPAGEPVDHVDSIFPAPLAARKDLPDVYDNKCLVNQQDNEVLTCVYGNRESDFTVALAGDSHAAQWLPALQPIAEANGWRLVTYIKAACPLIGITVIRSGRPNSSCTEWNRTVRSRLTGAERPRLLLTSSSLYTPVRDGRALSGEAGRSVLADGLGETWSGLAQAGIATVVLRGTPQPGLDVVECVSEHGDRLTECAVDRDTAVAGVGPIQAEAATGLTGVHLLDLNDAICPADRCAAVIGGMLVYRDTNHLTASYARSLSPRLRVELDRVLA, encoded by the coding sequence ATGACCGCGCTGGCGGGCCGCGACGAACGTGAGACCCGCTCCCGATCCGGCTTCCGGGGCGACATCCAGGGCATGCGGGCCCTGGCGGTCGTACTGGTGCTGCTGTTCCACGTCGGACTCGGCGTACCCGGCGGTTTCGTCGGGGTGGACGTCTTTTTTGTCATCTCCGGTTTCCTGATCACCGGGCTGCTCCTCGCCGAACTGGAGCGCACCGGTCGGATCTCCCTGGTCCGGTTCTACGCCCGGCGCGCCAAACGGCTGCTGCCGGCGGCGTTCCTCGTCCTGGCCGGATCCCTGCTGCTCACCTACCTTTTCCTGCCCCGTACCCGGTGGGCCGACACCGGCTGGGACGTGGTGGCCAGCGGCGCGTACGTGATGAACTGGCGGCTGGCCACCCAGGCGGTCGACTACCTGGTCGCCGCCGAGGCCCCGAGCATCCTCCAGCACTACTGGTCGCTCGCCGTGGAGGAGCAGTTCTACCTGCTCTGGCCGCTGCTGCTGATCGTGGTCGGGGTCCACGCCGCGAAACGGTGGCCGGGGCACCTGCGCCACCGGCTGCTGCTCTGCCTCGGCCTGGTCGCGATCGCCTCGTTCGCCTGGTCGGTGTACCTCACCCGGAGCAATCCGGAGTCGGCCTTCTTCGTCACCACCACCAGGATCTGGGAACTGGCCGTCGGCGGCGGGCTGGCCATCCTGAGCCGGCAACTCGTCCGACTGCCCCGCCTCGCCGCCGCCGCTCTCGGGTGGGCCGGACTCGGCACCATCGTGCTGGCCGCCCTGCTGCTCGGCGAGACCAGCCCGTTCCCCGGCCACCTGGCCCTGCTGCCGACCCTCGGCGCGGCGGCGGTGATCGCCGCCGGGGTGGCCGGCCGGGCGGGACCTGCCCGGCTGCTCGACCGGCGGCCGATCCGAGCGGTCGGCGCGATCTCCTACTCGCTCTACCTGTGGCACTGGCCCCTGGTGGTCACCGCCGAGGCCCGCTTCGGGGAACTGGGCCTGTTCGGCGGACTGGTCGTGGTGGCGCTCTCGACCGCGCTGGCGGTGCTGACCTACCGGTACGTGGAGAACCCGTTCCGGACCAGGAGGGTCTTCAGTCGCCGGCCGCTGCTGGCACTGCAACTCGGCCTGGCCTGCACCGCAACCGCGGTGGTCATGGGCCTGCTGTTCCAGTTCACCGTCTGGCCGCCCCCGCGGGTCGGCCCCTCGGCCGCCCTGCCGCCCCAACCGAACGCCACCGCCGGCGGCACCCTGCCCACCGGCCCGCTCGGCGCCGCCGTACTCGGTGCGCAGCCGCGGCACGACCCGGCGGGCGAGCCGGTGGACCACGTCGACTCGATCTTCCCGGCGCCGCTCGCCGCCCGGAAGGACCTGCCGGACGTGTACGACAACAAGTGCCTGGTGAACCAGCAGGACAACGAGGTGCTCACCTGCGTGTACGGCAACCGCGAGTCCGACTTCACGGTGGCGCTCGCGGGCGACTCGCACGCCGCCCAGTGGCTGCCCGCCCTGCAGCCGATCGCCGAGGCGAACGGGTGGCGGCTGGTCACGTACATCAAGGCGGCCTGTCCGCTGATCGGCATCACCGTGATCCGGTCCGGTCGACCCAACTCCAGTTGTACCGAGTGGAACCGGACCGTCCGGTCCCGGCTGACCGGTGCGGAGCGACCCAGGCTCCTGCTCACCAGCAGTTCGCTCTACACCCCCGTACGCGACGGCCGGGCCCTGAGCGGCGAGGCGGGTCGGAGCGTACTGGCCGACGGGCTCGGGGAGACCTGGTCCGGGCTGGCACAGGCCGGGATCGCCACCGTCGTGCTGCGCGGCACTCCGCAGCCGGGTCTGGACGTGGTCGAGTGCGTGTCGGAGCACGGGGACCGGTTGACCGAGTGCGCCGTCGACCGGGACACCGCCGTGGCCGGGGTGGGACCGATCCAGGCGGAGGCGGCCACCGGGCTGACCGGGGTGCACCTGCTCGACCTCAACGACGCGATCTGTCCGGCCGACCGGTGTGCCGCGGTCA